In Cryptococcus gattii WM276 chromosome B, complete sequence, the DNA window TATCGGGCTCTCACCACTAGGCATGATAGAGCCTGGCCCGCCTTCATTTTCACTCGTCGGTGTACCTGGTCTAGACTTATTGTTTCCACTCGATCCCTTGTTCCCTTTACTGGAACCAGGACCAGCGTTTCCTGATGCAATAATTGAGGCAGTATGACCATGCTTTGATGGTCCGCTTTGAGAAGACATCTTCAAAGCAGCAAGATTAGGAGTACTGTTAGACCTGTTCGGGGGTGGCATCCGTCTGTTCTCCACAGGCTTACCACCTACCGCTTTCGGTAATGGCCGAATATTGTTGCCCGAGCTGTTATTACCGGGCGTAGGAGCACCGCTTTGGGGGGAGATGGCACTGGGAGAGAAGTCGTTGGCGGCTTGACTGGACACTCCTCCAAGGACTTGAGAAGGATTGATGTGGGTGAACGGGCTTGCAGATGAGTTGGCATTGAGGTAGAGGTGCATAAGTTGCTGGAAATCAAAAGGATTGTCACCGGTAGCTTGAGACATTGAAGGAAGGGACATTCCTGGTTCAATGTGACCAAACGCTGAGGGAGAACCAAAGGCTGACGTATCCGCTGTAACAGGCTGACTTGTCCAGTCTGTTAAGTCTGCAAGATCGTCATCACCTCCACGGTTCACATCACTGTTTTCTTGCGTTCCTGAGGGAGTTGCACCCGCAGCAGCTAAGTCGAAGAAGTTCTCGTAGGATTGAGGGAAGCTGAAGGTGAAGTTTGATGTGGGGAAGCCGCTATCACCTTCTGGAAGAGGGTTATTCGCACCTCCTCGAGGAGAGGCTTCGGCTTGGCGCTTGCGAGGGTTAGACACGGACTGGGGGGAAGTTGATGtctcatcctcctccagcaATCTCACGGTGTGGTCAAAAGATGTCTTGCGCACACGACGAGGAAGAAACCCATATTGCGGATGGAAGTTTTCTTGACTATGTGTATAGAGGCCTGGACCATTGATCCCAGGTAAGTTAGACGTAGATTCTTTGGAAGAACTAAGTCCGCTCGCAAGGGACATCTGGAGATGCTCGAGCGCGCTCCTGTTCTGAGGTGCAGAGGCGGGATACAAATCAGACCTGTTCATGTGCTCGACAACTTGCTGCACTTCATCCTgctctccttctttctcgGGTAGCTGACTCAAATTTTGCAACATCATGCTAGGAGGACCAGGGAGAGATGACGCATGGTGGTGCTGATTCTGGTTACTATGATGGCTTGTCGAGTGGGTATTGGCGCCGTGAGTGTTCCAACTGCCGTGTCCGACCATGTATTGGCCCATCTCTGCTATAGGTGTTCCGCCAGCAGCAAGAAGGTGATGAGCGTGAGCTTCACTGAAGGGGTTACGGAATGGAGCAGCGGAACGGGAGCGTGACCTAGAAGAAGCACGCCAGTCAATATCCATCGGTATGCGAGAGCGGGATCGGCTTGCTGCTCGCCAGTCGACATCCATGTCGCTAGTGAAAACAATCAGTAAATGACATTATTTTGCTGACGTGGCAGCTCACTTTGGCGACTGAGAGTTTGAACTTGTTGCTCCAGCAAAACCAACAATCCTTGACTTCCCCTTtgttcttcctcgtcttTCCTCCACAGGGGGCAGTTCTGCGGCTGCAGCGGCTGCTGCTGCAGCTTCCTTCTCGGCAgccttcttttcttctttctctctttcctccttttccttcgccgcctgctcctcttccttcttcttcaatgTAAGATGCATCATTCTCCAGGTCAAATTCTCCATCCTTTGCCCATTGGGCAAGATATCCCTGGCCCTTGCGTATGTTTTCCAGACTTGCGCAGCAAGAGGGTCCTTCTCAGCCATTTGCTCCGGAGGTCCGACCTCGGGTAACGGACTTGTAATATCGCTCTGAGACGGTCGACGTGTAACTGGGAAAGATCCAAAACCATTGAGTGGCGGGGTCATAAGAGGAGTGCTAGGAACGCGGGCAGTGAGGAAGTCATCTTGAAAGATGTCGCTGACAATGTTCGCGTCTTTTCGTCCCTTGCGAGACGATGTTTTAGGGGACGATGCATTTTGAGAGAAGGAGGTCGTCGTAGGAGCGCTCGTAGGAACACTCGTAGGAACACTCGTAGGAGCATTCGTAGGAAGTGGCCAAGGCGGGGAACCAACATCAACATTTTGGTTCGTTTGCTGACCTAAGCCCATACCAATACCCATGCCCATTCTCAAAGCCATCTCTAAACCTGCTGCTCCATACTGGGCAAGATGTTCAAGAGACAAACCGTTTGGTAAAGGAGGTAAACCATTAAGTGAAACGCCGTCGGACATAGCGTCTTCATGAGGAGCTTCAGAGCCGGCTCTTGAGACATGCGCAGAGGATGGTACACTTCCCCGGTGTGTCTGGAACACAGGAGCAGGATGCTGAGGGGCTTCCCGCCGACGTGGAGCAATGGGTGGATACCGTGAACTACTGCTCGAACCCTGTAATTCATGTTTGGGCATGGGGCCTTGCTGCCACGAGTCGGTAATACCCATCTTAACGGAGCTGTTGACTCCGAAATCACTACCACCGGGTGTTGTCGCCGGCGTCTCGCCCAAACCCAATGCCCTCTCCTGCAAGGGCCAAGGCGTCAAAGGTTGACTAGATCCACCTTTACTCATCTCTCCAGGCTGTGCAAAGGTAACATGATTGTATTGCTGCTGAGAGCCAGGGAAGCCAGGTAACCCTGCAGAATTGTGCAAGATGCCGGGAGAGTTGATCGAAGACTGACTGCTTGAGTGTACGTTCTGGTCATGAGGGCCGGTTTGCTGTTGATGCTGCAAGCGACGACTTAAAAGGCTTGTACCCCCAGGATGTGAAGTTGAATGGGCTGTGCTCCGAGCAGCCTTTGGAGACGTATCTGAGTTCAGAGCGCCCATAAAATCGATGGGAGCACTTTCATTCATTTTACCCTGACTTTGCTCGACCATATCAGCAAGACTGGCGAAAACAGCTGGATCCATGGGATCATCATTACTGGCAGTCTTTTGTTCTGTGCCCAAAGAAGAAAGCCAATTTAAGGGGTCCGGAAGAGACGTCCAGTCGAATGGCTTAATATTCGCATCGTTTTCGCCCTGCTGACCAGGAAAAGATGTACCCcaagaggaaggaggaggttCTATGGGGGTAGTGGATATCACAGGGGCTGAAAGTTTTGATCTAGAAGAGGACAGTTGAGAGTGTGAAGAAGACTGAACACCCTGGGAAAAGCTGTTTCGCTGGATGCTAGAACTCATTCCAACAATATCAATAGGAGTCATTGGGGTGGGGGTAGTGGCAATCGACGAATGGTCATTACCATGAAAAGAACCACTGCCGCTGTGTCCTATACTTGATGGCTGGGAGAATGACTGGTATCCCTGTGGAGGGTAAGGAAAGTTGTGCCGATTGATGGGAATGGAAGGCGACATGGCAGGTGTTGGAGGATTAGAGAGGCGAGAAGACGCCGCGGAAGGGGGTCGTTCTGGCACTCGAACAGTGTTTCCTTTCCCATTGTAAACAGCTTGTCCTCCCCCTGCATCCACAGTAAACGGTCCCTTTTTCCCCCCAGATGTAGTGCGCCATGGAAGCTTGTCCATCCTAGCCGCCGCTAACTGCTGTTTAGTTGCAGTGCTGACGGGCCGAGTAGACGGTTCGCGAGGCGCCGTTGGTTTCGGTAAAAGTGGACGAAGCCTAGAAGTCCCGCCAGTACTAGTTGAAGTAGTGGATACAGGCGATGACTTCGAAGATGTGGTAGACCTAGGAGATGGACCTACGACGGGTGGAGATGGGGTGGAAATTGTGTCGATTTTGTGTTGTTGGCCGCTGCGGTGATTGGAAATAGCGAGAAGACCCCGCGGTTCTTCGTTAGCCTGCATTCACCACTGATCAAACGATGAGGAAAGGATGGAGGTCCCGACTGATGCCTGCCACTACAAGGCTTGGATGACAAAGATGCAGAGAGAAGCAGGATGACTCGGCACGAAAGCGAAAAGAGGGAGACCAGACACCGTTTCAACAGAGGGAAAAACTTCTTAATCAGCAACAGCCTTTTTCCACCTCTCTGGTGGGAGTGATAGTCCCACGTGTCCAGCGCCCGTCTTCACGATGAGTTGACTAATATCGTGCGGCCCCTGTCGTATTTCCGCGTGTAAAATAATGTAAAATGAGATTGCTGGGAACGGAAAAGGGTTATTATTACGTACCTGATATGAAGGAGGGGAGCTTGCAAGGTCTCCTCAACTGCAGTGCTATGGATGTGGTGATGGCCTGCAGTCTGCGGTTGTAGAATGGTTAGAGATGACTGGGATTGTTGACAGATGGAGTGCCTCGAATATTACTGACTCGACGTCGGAAAGGCGCCTGGTGGGACGGTGGTGCGCTCGTGAGTGGGTGGCGGCGGAAGCAGATGCGTGGGATGGATGTATGGGGGAGGAGTGGCCGTTGCTTCGTGAGTGAGTGAAGGAGCAGGTGGTGTACGGCGTGGCAGAGAGCGCGAAGAATAATTATTGCAGCGGGAGCTATGGACCTCATCCATAGCCGCCAAAGCCTGTTCACCAGCATCCAGCAACCGCGCCCGATTCCTTCTTGACTTGCGGCGGATTATTTATTACCAAATGCAGTAATTCCTCATATCATTTTCACAACCCGCCTCTCCTCCGCCGCCTGCCTTTTGTCGGCCCTTATTATCCCTTTTTTGACCTCGTTCCTTTATTCGTCTTACATTCCTCAGTTCCTCGTCTCTTACTCATATTTTATTTATTCATATATCAATGTTCATGTCATTAATGCTATTATTGATGCTGTCATAGATTAGAAACCTCTGCTGCCCTCTTCAATGTCTTCGCTTGTCTATCATTGAAACGGAACGACAGTGAGTACGTTCGCTCGCAGCGCATACAGCTCAAAATACTGCTCGTTCATTGAATGGGGCGTTTTTTGctctaattttttttttctccAGTTTTTAGCCTGTGATTTGCCTGTTCGATCCGTTCAGAGTGATGCGCCTTGAGCCTGAATGGTAATAGATTTCCATAGATCAAAAGATTCAGGTTTTAGATTACCGGGACCGCTGGCCGCTTAGATAACTAAACGAAGCGCCGACGAATGAGAAATTGACTGGTCGTGCCGTGGCCGTGATAAGAAGACGCGACTATCCATATTAACGACTTTTAAACGGTACATAAATATGATATACCTTGTAGCATCAACAAGGGTGGGTTTGTCATAAGCACGAGGGCTCCAGAGCCGTCAGAATGTCGTAACAATCCAGGGGTTACTACACTCATCACTGAAATAACGGCTTTAATTcggaaaaagaaaacagCAGCAGGATCTCGACAGGGGCCGCCAGAAGCAAGGACATAGGTTGAGCTGTCTATGCGTAGAAGCAGTCTATAGTTGCATGTTCCTATCTGAACATCTGGAGAGAGGGCTAAGCTACAGGAGAAGACGTTTTTCCTCTTGCGTAACTTGTAATAATAATAGGGCTTGCGAGGAACGCGTATATAAAATTAGCAAATTAACTATAGATTAAAGGAAGAATTAATAAGGTAAAACAGACTTCATTCGGGATCGACAACGGCGATGTCTAATATATGCAATTTCGTTATCGCATGAACATCATGCCGTAAATCTTTCGCCATTAGCCGATCGGACTTTCGGACTTAATTCTAGCGTTAGGTAGTTGCCACCTGCCCCTCCTGCATATTTGATCAACCCACTTTAGtttctccttcttgatGTTACGTAATACATAAAACTCTCCCGTTTCCAAAAGAGGAAAATAATAGTGTCGGATTTTGTGCTTATTTGAGGAACGGTATTAGGCGGAACGCGGGGCACGGCCGCGTATACCATAGTTCCCGTGGTGCTATAGATTATCTTGTAATGTCTGTTCGCGTCTTTTGatttctttcttcttcttttctttcttcttttttcgTTCCCCGCGCCAAGCTGGTCTTGAGAATTTGTCTCCTATATCTCCAATCTTTCCATCATCATACCGCAAAATGACCCAAAGCCCATTCTCTACATTCGGCTACCAAACTGCCATGCCGTCCGGCTCCAGCTTCAAGCCAAAACGTAAGAGGATGTCTTGGGGggcggaagaagaagaaaatggCAGCAAAGTGAGATTgttccttcctttcttcatATATCAGCTCTGATTTCACCCTAGCACATGCGTATGCGTTCCCCTACTTTCAACCACCCTGGTTTCCCATTACCTGAGCTTGTGGCGGACCATTCAAACAATGCATCAGACGACGACCAAGTCATGGACATGGACCAGGACATGCCCGACAGTAGCTCTGCCATTGGCCCCCCTTCGCCGGCCGAAGGGTACGCACAGGACTCATATTCTTACGGTGCCGGTGGTAGTGGAGGTTTCGGCTTCGGACCAGGCGCGGAAGAGGATGAGTTTGAGATGGATATGATGGATGATATGGGCACCATCCAAATGAAAAGTGAGCATTTATCTTCAATGTTGAAGCTTGATCTGACGCTTGGGATCAGACTACCCATCTCTCACCCCTCACCCTAATCCTCACCATTTTTCCAACCCTGGGAACGACACCAATCTTCGGGGTACGTCACCCCTTGCCGCGCAGCCTTTCAGTACCACTCTTCCTGCACCTCCAGCACGCGGCATCTTCCAGCCGACAGTATCGGGCCCCCTTACTCCCGGTGCATCAGATATCGAGAAGGCTAGGTCTCAACACGGCCCTTGGTGCCAAAGTATTCCCAAGCTCATCATGAGCGAGTACCCCGATTCCAGCGGCAGAAGATCAATGTGGACTGTCTGCAGTGACTGCGGAGCTTGCGAAAAGACTCAGGACTAGTTGTTTAGGGGTATTTTTTATGTAGATTAGTTGTGGGTCGCTTTATACAAAAAACTGCGGGTGACTTAGGGATTGTTGTAGATTGTAGTTAGCTCAGGTATGTGCTTTTACCATTAAAGATGCATCGTATGTCTATGTACAAGAGCAGTCGGCATGCAAGTGGATTGTCCACCGGTACCGTGTACAGCAAATCTAAGCTACTGACCCTAAGCTATTGATCATTATTTTCCTTCGACTTCATTTGCAAACTCTCTCAAAAACTTTTCGGCTTCTCTTTGCCCATCTTCACCTATCATAACATCTTCATCGCCGATTGTTTCCACTTCTTGTCCCGGAATGAGCTTTAACTTTCCTCGCTCTTGGATATGACGGAATCGAGAAGGTTTGCCTAGTCGCCTGAtactctcttcttcttcctcttcagctATGCGCAAAGCTCGTTGATTAGCCGCGAGCTCGGCCGATGTGGTTGGTGGAAGATGTTGGGCACGTGGGATGGAGTTGGCGACAAAGCGATGGGCAGCGGCAGCGTCGACTTTTGGGCGAACTATCACTATACCATGAGTATTTGCGTTCGTATGACATGTTCTCTGAAGATGACTGACTCTCTTCGTGGCCCTCAGCGGAGCTGACTTTGGAATAATATGTTTTTATCCGTTCCTATGAACAGAGAGCACCATTAATATGGATCGTCATTCGATTCAAGTTGCTTACCAGTTCAGCAGTCACATCATGCTTTGCCGGATCAACTCCTTTCGTTTTCAAATACACTGCAACCAGTCAGTGACTTGATCTGGTTTAGCCGCAGAGCTCACATACCCCATACAAGGTCATTGATTAAGTAGGCGCCCAAAACGTCGATCTTGGTTCTTTCCAACGGTAACAAATCTTCAACAGTTTGCGACCACGGTTTGGCCTCTAAAGGTGCAAGAGCAGCTTCCAGAACATCGAGTGACTCGTTAAGAGCGGAGAGAGTAGCTTTTGGCGAGGTTTCTGTCATTGTTTCGATGTAATTCGTGGCTTCTTAAAAAATTTGTCTTGATGGGTCTCGCACCCTTCCAACCTATCTTTGCTGTGCTTTACTGTCGTTCCGAAGTTGTAAACACAGATCAATCTACTTGCCGCCCGGTACCCAGCGTGTTTCCGTCCTGGTAACCTCATTGTGGGAACCTCTTCCCACTTCGATTTGAACAATTTTATGTATTACGTAACGTTGATATGCTGCTGTTACCTTACTTCTTGCACTGATCTGATTGAGTCATATTTTTGCGTCGACATTTTGAAACCTAAGCAAGTCAGTTCGCTACAGACTTTCTCCTTTATATAAACCAATAAAGCTTTGGAAATAAACTCCGTAGGTGTGCAAAAGATGGAAACATAAATGGTCAATGAACTCAGTGGCCGTGAAACGAAGGGGCATGTATTCAGGCAGATCTGGCGTGAGGTGCAGTGGTACGTAGCTCCTCCAAGCCTCTCTGTGGCATTGTAATCGGTTATGACAAGCAGAGGGGCTTCTTGTGCGTCGAGCGtaaaggggaagaaggtACCTATATACTGATGAATCAAATACAGGTCACTATCAAACTCGCCAACAAATCCGCTACAGAAAAGGGATCTGCAAGGCGGGTTGCTAGACCAGAAGTGCTGATACATAAGTCCCATCAGGGCTTCGT includes these proteins:
- a CDS encoding Hypothetical Protein (Similar to TIGR gene model, INSD accession AAW40732.1), producing MTETSPKATLSALNESLDVLEAALAPLEAKPWSQTVEDLLPLERTKIDVLGAYLINDLVWVYLKTKGVDPAKHDVTAELERIKTYYSKVSSAEGHEEIRPKVDAAAAHRFVANSIPRAQHLPPTTSAELAANQRALRIAEEEEEESIRRLGKPSRFRHIQERGKLKLIPGQEVETIGDEDVMIGEDGQREAEKFLREFANEVEGK
- a CDS encoding Hypothetical Protein (Similar to TIGR gene model, INSD accession AAW40730.1) is translated as MTQSPFSTFGYQTAMPSGSSFKPKRKRMSWGAEEEENGSKHMRMRSPTFNHPGFPLPELVADHSNNASDDDQVMDMDQDMPDSSSAIGPPSPAEGYAQDSYSYGAGGSGGFGFGPGAEEDEFEMDMMDDMGTIQMKNYPSLTPHPNPHHFSNPGNDTNLRGTSPLAAQPFSTTLPAPPARGIFQPTVSGPLTPGASDIEKARSQHGPWCQSIPKLIMSEYPDSSGRRSMWTVCSDCGACEKTQD
- a CDS encoding Transcriptional activator, putative (Similar to TIGR gene model, INSD accession AAW40728.1), whose translation is MDKLPWRTTSGGKKGPFTVDAGGGQAVYNGKGNTVRVPERPPSAASSRLSNPPTPAMSPSIPINRHNFPYPPQGYQSFSQPSSIGHSGSGSFHGNDHSSIATTPTPMTPIDIVGMSSSIQRNSFSQGVQSSSHSQLSSSRSKLSAPVISTTPIEPPPSSWGTSFPGQQGENDANIKPFDWTSLPDPLNWLSSLGTEQKTASNDDPMDPAVFASLADMVEQSQGKMNESAPIDFMGALNSDTSPKAARSTAHSTSHPGGTSLLSRRLQHQQQTGPHDQNVHSSSQSSINSPGILHNSAGLPGFPGSQQQYNHVTFAQPGEMSKGGSSQPLTPWPLQERALGLGETPATTPGGSDFGVNSSVKMGITDSWQQGPMPKHELQGSSSSSRYPPIAPRRREAPQHPAPVFQTHRGSVPSSAHVSRAGSEAPHEDAMSDGVSLNGLPPLPNGLSLEHLAQYGAAGLEMALRMGMGIGMGLGQQTNQNVDVGSPPWPLPTNAPTSVPTSVPTSAPTTTSFSQNASSPKTSSRKGRKDANIVSDIFQDDFLTARVPSTPLMTPPLNGFGSFPVTRRPSQSDITSPLPEVGPPEQMAEKDPLAAQVWKTYARARDILPNGQRMENLTWRMMHLTLKKKEEEQAAKEKEEREKEEKKAAEKEAAAAAAAAAELPPVEERRGRTKGKSRIVGFAGATSSNSQSPNDMDVDWRAASRSRSRIPMDIDWRASSRSRSRSAAPFRNPFSEAHAHHLLAAGGTPIAEMGQYMVGHGSWNTHGANTHSTSHHSNQNQHHHASSLPGPPSMMLQNLSQLPEKEGEQDEVQQVVEHMNRSDLYPASAPQNRSALEHLQMSLASGLSSSKESTSNLPGINGPGLYTHSQENFHPQYGFLPRRVRKTSFDHTVRLLEEDETSTSPQSVSNPRKRQAEASPRGGANNPLPEGDSGFPTSNFTFSFPQSYENFFDLAAAGATPSGTQENSDVNRGGDDDLADLTDWTSQPVTADTSAFGSPSAFGHIEPGMSLPSMSQATGDNPFDFQQLMHLYLNANSSASPFTHINPSQVLGGVSSQAANDFSPSAISPQSGAPTPGNNSSGNNIRPLPKAVGGKPVENRRMPPPNRSNSTPNLAALKMSSQSGPSKHGHTASIIASGNAGPGSSKGNKGSSGNNKSRPGTPTSENEGGPGSIMPSGESPIMCTNCQTTNTPLWRRDPDGQPLCNACGLFYKLHGVVRPLSLKTDVIKKRNRAAPGPKESNLSRKNSVVASKNVSVRSKPSSPTITSSANSGGGSKKARRAPDAPGGINE